Genomic window (Streptomyces sp. LX-29):
CGGCGTGGTCGACTCGCTGGTCCGGATGGTGCTGGACCAGCGGCAGGCGGCCCGCGCCCGCAAGGACTACGCGACGGCCGACGCCATCCGCGACCAGCTCCAGCAGTCCGGGCTGGTCATCGAGGACACTCCGGCGGGTCCGCGCTGGGAGCTCGGCAGCCGCTGAGCCAGGGGTCCGCGCATACGCGCTGACCTCGCATGTTGTGCCGCCTGGGAGACCGGGCGGCACACTGATGACTGAGTTAGTACATACGTTTGTAGGAAACGGGTGACCCATGGCCGGCAACAGCCAGCGCAGGAACCGCCGCACCAGCAACAAGAAGGGCGCGACGGTCGGCAGCGGCGGCCAGCGACGCCGTGGCCTTGAGGGCAAGGGCCCGACCCCGCCCGCCGAGATGCGCAAGGGGCACGCCAAGCAGCGCGCCGCCAACGCCCGCGCCAAGGCGGCGAACCGCCGTCCGGCCCCGCGTCGCGGTGGCCCCAAGGGCACCAACGAACTGGTGGTCGGCCGTAACCCGGTCGTGGAGGCGCTGCGCGAGGGCGTCCCGGCGAACGTGCTCTACGTGCAGCAGTTCATCGACAACGACGAGCGGGTGCGCGAGGCGCTGCAGCTGGCGAACGAGCGCGGCGGCATCAACCTCATGGAGGCGCCGCGCGGTGAGCTCGACCGGATGACCAACGGGCTCAACCACCAGGGCCTGGTGCTCCAGGTCCCGCCGTACGACTACGCGCACCCCGAGGACCTCGTCGACGCGGCCGCCGCGGAGGGCGAGGCCCCGCTGATCGTCGCCCTCGACGGCGTCACCGACCCGCGCAACCTGGGCGCCGTGGTCCGCTCCGTCTCCGCCTTCGGCGGGCACGGCGTGGTCGTCCCCGAGCGGCGCGCCGCCGGCATGACGGCCGGCGCCTGGAAGACCTCGGCGGGCACCGCCGCCCGTACGCCGGTGGCGCGCGCCACCAAC
Coding sequences:
- the rlmB gene encoding 23S rRNA (guanosine(2251)-2'-O)-methyltransferase RlmB encodes the protein MAGNSQRRNRRTSNKKGATVGSGGQRRRGLEGKGPTPPAEMRKGHAKQRAANARAKAANRRPAPRRGGPKGTNELVVGRNPVVEALREGVPANVLYVQQFIDNDERVREALQLANERGGINLMEAPRGELDRMTNGLNHQGLVLQVPPYDYAHPEDLVDAAAAEGEAPLIVALDGVTDPRNLGAVVRSVSAFGGHGVVVPERRAAGMTAGAWKTSAGTAARTPVARATNLTRALESYQKAGLTVVGLAADGDVELHELEVLDGPVVIVVGSEGKGLSRLVGETCDLRVRIPMPGGAESLNAGVAAGVVLYEAARRRA